The following proteins are co-located in the Macadamia integrifolia cultivar HAES 741 chromosome 3, SCU_Mint_v3, whole genome shotgun sequence genome:
- the LOC122072959 gene encoding protein RDM16-like isoform X4, whose product MQKELSEKLKKIPLLNKGASSDGSQQFGSTDKEVPKSQLSSTARQQGSIPPTTAAVASVSQEKLSITTVPTAATASVKPPTTGVTALPGLTTVPNYEAVKRAQELAAKMGFHQDPEFAPLINMFPGNTTTDVAVQQKPSKAPVLRLDALGREIDEHGNVINMPNLTNLSTLKVNINKQKKEAFQILKPELDVDPELNPHFDPGMGINKTKLLRPKRMAFQFVEEGKWSKQAEIIRFKSQFGEAQAKELKTKQAQLAKAKAEPDINPNLIEVSERVVHKEKQKDPIPETEWWDIPLLLSGTYGDLNEGNITGDKLKMDKITIYVEHPLPIEPPAEPAPPPPQPLKLTKKEQKKLRTQRRLAKEKDRQEMIRQGLLEPPKPKVKMSNLMKVLGSEATQDPTRLEMEIRSAAAEREQAHVDRNIARKLTPAERREKKERKLFEDPNTVETLVSVYRINDLSHPQTRFKVDVNAQENRLTGCAVISDGISVVAVEGGSKPIKRYGKLMLQRINWAASVGNEEDGEDENKEKPVNKCDLVWQGSVAKPSFNRFLVHQCRTEAAARKVFSDAGVGHYWDLALNYTDD is encoded by the exons ATGCAAAAGGAATTGTCAGAAAAGCTGAAAAAGATTCCATTG TTGAATAAAGGAGCTAGCTCCGATGGTAGCCAACAGTTTGGATCAACAGACAAGGAGGTACCTAAATCTCAGCTATCAAGCACAGCAAGGCAGCAAGGTTCTATCCCACCCACTACTGCAGCAGTGGCTTCCGTTTCGCAGGAAAAATTAAGCATAACAACTGTGCCTACTGCAGCTACAGCTTCTGTGAAGCCCCCCACCACTGGCGTGACTGCTCTTCCTGGGCTTACGACCGTACCTAACTATGAAGCTGTAAAACGAGCACAAGAACTTGCTGCAAAGATGGGATTTCACCAGGACCCAGAATTTGCTCCTCTCATAAACATGTTTCCAGGGAACACTACAACAGATGTTGCTGTCCAGCAGAAGCCATCCAAAGCCCCTGTTCTCCGTCTGGATGCACTTGGTAGGGAAATAGATGAGCATGGAAATGTAATCAATATGCCTAATCTAACAAATCTCAGCACATTAAAG GTCAACATCAACAAACAGAAAAAGGAAGCTTTCCAGATTCTTAAACCTGAGCTGGATGTTGATCCAGAATTGAATCCTCATTTCGACCCTGGAATGGGCATCAATAAAACGAAGCTGTTGAGACCCAAGAGGATGGCATTTCAGTTTGTAGAGGAAGGAAAATGGTCGAAGCAGGCAGAAATAATTAGATTCAAG AGTCAATTTGGAGAAGCACAAGCTAAAGAGTTGAAGACAAAGCAAGCACAGCTGGCAAAGGCAAAGGCAGAGCCTGATATCAATCCGAATTTGATAGAGGTGTCAGAGAGAGTTGTCCACAAGGAAAAACAGAAGGACCCAATCCCAGAAACTGAGTGGTG GGATATACCACTTTTGCTTTCTGGAACCTATGGCGATTTAAATGAAGGTAACATCACTGGAGATAAACTTAAAATGGATAAGATTACAATTTATGTCGAACATCCTCTTCCTATTGAGCCCCCTGCAGAACCTGCTCCGCCACCTCCACAGCCTCTGAAACTTACCAAGAAGGAACAGAAGAAATTGCGCACACAGCGGCGCTTAGCAAAGGAAAAAGATAGGCAGGAAATGATAAGGCAAGGTCTGTTAGAACCCCCAAAGCCCAAGGTGAAGATGAGCAATCTCATGAAAGTTCTTGGTTCAGAAGCAACACAAGATCCCACCAGGCTTGAAATGGAAATACGGAGTGCAGCTGCTGAGCGTGAACAAGCCCATGTTGACAGAAACATTGCACGGAAGCTCACACCAGCAGAGCGCcgtgagaagaaagaaaggaagctcttTGAGGATCCAAATACAGTGGAGACCCTTGTGTCGGTGTATCGGATCAATGACCTTTCACATCCACAGACCCGCTTTAAGGTTGATGTCAATGCCCAGGAGAATCGCTTGACGGGCTGTGCTGTCATTTCAGATGGTATTAGTGTGGTGGCCGTTGAAGGTGGTAGTAAGCCCATCAAGAGGTATGGGAAGTTGATGCTCCAGCGGATCAATTGGGCTGCCTCAGTGGGGAATGAAGAAGACGGTGAAGATGAAAACAAGGAGAAACCAGTTAACAAGTGTGATTTAGTGTGGCAGGGAAGTGTTGCTAAGCCAAGCTTCAACAGGTTTCTTGTTCATCAGTGTAGGACCGAAGCTGCCGCAAGGAAAGTGTTCTCTGATGCTGGGGTTGGTCACTATTGGGATCTGGCCCTTAACTATACGGATGATTAA
- the LOC122072959 gene encoding protein RDM16-like isoform X1, with product MASKVVPETSAPNQSPSIKVSSISTTNENKGVSITRSHEVPGKFSTDGTTSAAGKSGSLSLDALAKAKKALQMQKELSEKLKKIPLLNKGASSDGSQQFGSTDKEVPKSQLSSTARQQGSIPPTTAAVASVSQEKLSITTVPTAATASVKPPTTGVTALPGLTTVPNYEAVKRAQELAAKMGFHQDPEFAPLINMFPGNTTTDVAVQQKPSKAPVLRLDALGREIDEHGNVINMPNLTNLSTLKVNINKQKKEAFQILKPELDVDPELNPHFDPGMGINKTKLLRPKRMAFQFVEEGKWSKQAEIIRFKSQFGEAQAKELKTKQAQLAKAKAEPDINPNLIEVSERVVHKEKQKDPIPETEWWDIPLLLSGTYGDLNEGNITGDKLKMDKITIYVEHPLPIEPPAEPAPPPPQPLKLTKKEQKKLRTQRRLAKEKDRQEMIRQGLLEPPKPKVKMSNLMKVLGSEATQDPTRLEMEIRSAAAEREQAHVDRNIARKLTPAERREKKERKLFEDPNTVETLVSVYRINDLSHPQTRFKVDVNAQENRLTGCAVISDGISVVAVEGGSKPIKRYGKLMLQRINWAASVGNEEDGEDENKEKPVNKCDLVWQGSVAKPSFNRFLVHQCRTEAAARKVFSDAGVGHYWDLALNYTDD from the exons ATGGCATCAAAGGTAGTGCCTGAGACTTCTGCACCCAATCAATCTCCTTCTATCAAGGTATCTTCAATTTCCACCACCAATGAAAATAAGGGAGTTAGTATTACCAGATCTCATGAGGTTCCTGGAAAATTCAGTACAGATGGGACAACTTCAGCTGCTGGCAAGAGTGGAAGTCTGTCTCTTGATGCTTTAGCGAAAGCTAAGAAAGCTTTGCAGATGCAAAAGGAATTGTCAGAAAAGCTGAAAAAGATTCCATTG TTGAATAAAGGAGCTAGCTCCGATGGTAGCCAACAGTTTGGATCAACAGACAAGGAGGTACCTAAATCTCAGCTATCAAGCACAGCAAGGCAGCAAGGTTCTATCCCACCCACTACTGCAGCAGTGGCTTCCGTTTCGCAGGAAAAATTAAGCATAACAACTGTGCCTACTGCAGCTACAGCTTCTGTGAAGCCCCCCACCACTGGCGTGACTGCTCTTCCTGGGCTTACGACCGTACCTAACTATGAAGCTGTAAAACGAGCACAAGAACTTGCTGCAAAGATGGGATTTCACCAGGACCCAGAATTTGCTCCTCTCATAAACATGTTTCCAGGGAACACTACAACAGATGTTGCTGTCCAGCAGAAGCCATCCAAAGCCCCTGTTCTCCGTCTGGATGCACTTGGTAGGGAAATAGATGAGCATGGAAATGTAATCAATATGCCTAATCTAACAAATCTCAGCACATTAAAG GTCAACATCAACAAACAGAAAAAGGAAGCTTTCCAGATTCTTAAACCTGAGCTGGATGTTGATCCAGAATTGAATCCTCATTTCGACCCTGGAATGGGCATCAATAAAACGAAGCTGTTGAGACCCAAGAGGATGGCATTTCAGTTTGTAGAGGAAGGAAAATGGTCGAAGCAGGCAGAAATAATTAGATTCAAG AGTCAATTTGGAGAAGCACAAGCTAAAGAGTTGAAGACAAAGCAAGCACAGCTGGCAAAGGCAAAGGCAGAGCCTGATATCAATCCGAATTTGATAGAGGTGTCAGAGAGAGTTGTCCACAAGGAAAAACAGAAGGACCCAATCCCAGAAACTGAGTGGTG GGATATACCACTTTTGCTTTCTGGAACCTATGGCGATTTAAATGAAGGTAACATCACTGGAGATAAACTTAAAATGGATAAGATTACAATTTATGTCGAACATCCTCTTCCTATTGAGCCCCCTGCAGAACCTGCTCCGCCACCTCCACAGCCTCTGAAACTTACCAAGAAGGAACAGAAGAAATTGCGCACACAGCGGCGCTTAGCAAAGGAAAAAGATAGGCAGGAAATGATAAGGCAAGGTCTGTTAGAACCCCCAAAGCCCAAGGTGAAGATGAGCAATCTCATGAAAGTTCTTGGTTCAGAAGCAACACAAGATCCCACCAGGCTTGAAATGGAAATACGGAGTGCAGCTGCTGAGCGTGAACAAGCCCATGTTGACAGAAACATTGCACGGAAGCTCACACCAGCAGAGCGCcgtgagaagaaagaaaggaagctcttTGAGGATCCAAATACAGTGGAGACCCTTGTGTCGGTGTATCGGATCAATGACCTTTCACATCCACAGACCCGCTTTAAGGTTGATGTCAATGCCCAGGAGAATCGCTTGACGGGCTGTGCTGTCATTTCAGATGGTATTAGTGTGGTGGCCGTTGAAGGTGGTAGTAAGCCCATCAAGAGGTATGGGAAGTTGATGCTCCAGCGGATCAATTGGGCTGCCTCAGTGGGGAATGAAGAAGACGGTGAAGATGAAAACAAGGAGAAACCAGTTAACAAGTGTGATTTAGTGTGGCAGGGAAGTGTTGCTAAGCCAAGCTTCAACAGGTTTCTTGTTCATCAGTGTAGGACCGAAGCTGCCGCAAGGAAAGTGTTCTCTGATGCTGGGGTTGGTCACTATTGGGATCTGGCCCTTAACTATACGGATGATTAA
- the LOC122074834 gene encoding uncharacterized protein LOC122074834, with the protein MMQNHSKLLLIKTTQNQINNPLNRNPDKEKGFSVFSIFSSPNLSIITIFSYNPSLISENFYSLSETHYRESKKGRMNSVCISSCVDDARLPVRATYRNLYKWPESDAEFVRSVSSNSNGSSRSSNWGGGHGHPRVVDSISCRQMYLRSYTFSRKETVPEKTVKCFGGVKERVVHKNQKKKKKKRKGGSEKKCAVMRKVKDMSCAALFRIFHNLLSCTTSVDVADH; encoded by the coding sequence ATGATGCAAAATCATTCCAAGCTCTTACTCATAAAAAccacccaaaaccaaatcaataaccCACTAAATAGGAATCCTGATAAAGAAAaaggtttttctgttttttccattttctcttctCCTAATCTATCCATCATCACAATCTTTTCTTACAATCCAAGCCTTATTTCAGAGAATTTTTATAGCCTCTCAGAAACCCATTACAGAGAAAGCAAGAAAGGAAGAATGAATTCTGTCTGCATATCAAGCTGTGTTGATGATGCCCGTCTCCCAGTGCGAGCGACTTACAGGAATCTGTACAAGTGGCCAGAGTCAGATGCAGAGTTTGTGAGATCTGTGAGCTCTAACTCAAATGGAAGCAGCAGGAGCAGCAACTGGGGAGGTGGACATGGGCACCCAAGAGTGGTGGATAGCATATCCTGTAGGCAGATGTACCTGAGGAGTTATACCTTTTCAAGGAAAGAGACAGTTCCAGAAAAAACTGTTAAGTGTTTTGGGGGAGTGAAAGAGAGGGTGGTTCacaagaatcagaagaagaagaagaagaagaggaagggaggtAGTGAGAAGAAGTGTGCGGTGATGAGGAAAGTGAAGGACATGTCTTGTGCTGCTCTCTTCAGGATATTTCACAACCTACTGTCCTGCACCACTAGTGTTGATGTGGCTGATCATTGA
- the LOC122074131 gene encoding receptor-like protein kinase HERK 1 — MGVGELKLLLWILSVLALVLFSTGFVPVDKYLIDCGSPTNTTVMSHVFVADNSQFLKTQRNVMANTANSITSTIASSLYQTARIFNGTASYNFPIRQQGRHWIRLYFFPFQYQEYNMSMAIFSVTAQNFVLLGNFQPQNGSTFKEYSLPVTSDNLVLSFTPAKNSFAFLNALEIVSVPDTLITDNAQTVNPLGGFHGLLNEALETVWRVNMGGPLVTTQNDTLGRTWVPDQKFLVNQNLAQSVIGTVNYVQGAPTSDIAPESVYGTATEMSTSNETNANYNLTWKFNVDASFQHLIRFHFCDIVSTSLHELYFNVYVNSWAVARDIDLGTITVNTLAVPYYMDFVLGSSNRTILSVSVGPSTDLPDAIPNAILNGLEIMKMSDSVGSLDGEAFISPNGSKKKVGLIVGLVLGVFSVVFLVTILFFILHRRRRLAHDYPSKSWVSVNGGNTDSMVSKFSNGTITSATSELGFRFPFVALQEATNNFDESWVVGVGGFGKVYKGVLKDGTKVAVKRGNPLSQQGLAEFQTEIEMLSQFRHRHLVSLIGYCDERREMILVYEYMENGTLKNHLYGQNLPSLSWKQRLEICIGSARGLHYLHTGSAKAIIHRDVKSANILLDENLMAKVADFGLSKTGPEIDQTHVSTAVKGSFGYLDPEYYRRQQLTEKSDVYSFGVVLFEVFCARPVIDPSLPREMVNLAEWAMQWQKRGELEQIIDPNLAGKIRPDSLRKFAETAEKCLAEYGVDRPTMGDVLWNLEYALQLQETSTQNEIDENSTNQIGELSPLVNYISNEETSLTAEYLESSHANDTSGVSMSKVFSQLVKAEGR, encoded by the coding sequence ATGGGTGTTGGAGAACTTAAATTGCTTCTCTGGATTTTGTCGGTACTGGCTTTGGTACTCTTCTCCACGGGATTTGTACCTGTAGACAAGTACCTGATAGATTGCGGATCACCCACCAACACGACGGTGATGAGTCATGTTTTCGTTGCTGATAACTCCCAATTCCTTAAGACCCAACGCAATGTTATGGCCAACACTGCGAACTCCATAACTTCTACCATCGCTTCATCTCTGTATCAAACAGCTCGAATCTTTAATGGAACAGCTTCTTACAACTTTCCAATCCGCCAACAGGGAAGGCACTGGATACGCCTCTACTTCTTCCCGTTTCAATACCAAGAATACAATATGAGTATGGCAATCTTCTCAGTTACCGCCCAAAATTTTGTCCTCCTTGGTAATTTCCAGCCACAGAACGGTTCAACGTTCAAGGAGTACTCGCTGCCTGTAACTTCAGATAATCTCGTTCTCTCCTTCACTCCTGCCAAGAATTCCTTTGCCTTCTTAAATGCCTTGGAAATTGTTTCTGTCCCTGATACACTGATCACTGATAATGCCCAAACTGTTAATCCTTTAGGGGGATTTCATGGTCTATTGAATGAAGCGTTGGAGACAGTTTGGAGGGTGAATATGGGTGGTCCACTGGTCACAACCCAGAATGACACCCTTGGGAGAACTTGGGTTCCTGATCAGAAATTTCTAGTGAACCAAAATCTTGCGCAGTCTGTAATTGGGACTGTCAATTATGTGCAAGGTGCACCGACCAGTGATATTGCTCCTGAATCTGTCTATGGCACTGCTACGGAGATGAGCACATCAAATGAAACGAATGCCAATTACAATTTGACATGGAAGTTCAACGTGGATGCTAGCTTTCAGCATCTGATTCGATTTCACTTCTGTGATATCGTGAGTACGTCTCTCCACGAGCTCTACTTCAATGTTTATGTTAATAGCTGGGCTGTTGCTCGAGATATTGATCTTGGTACTATAACAGTCAATACCTTGGCTGTTCCCTATTATATGGACTTTGTTCTGGGTTCAAGTAATAGAACCATACTCTCTGTAAGTGTTGGGCCGTCTACTGATCTTCCTGATGCTATTCCGAATGCCATTCTAAATGGGCTGGAGATCATGAAAATGAGCGACTCTGTGGGCAGCCTTGATGGTGAGGCCTTTATCTCCCCCAATGGTTCAAAGAAGAAGGTCGGTTTGATTGTGGGTCTGGTTCTTGGGGTGTTTTCTGTGGTGTTCTTAGTTACCATCCTCTTCTTCATACTGCACAGAAGACGACGACTGGCACATGATTATCCTTCAAAATCATGGGTCTCCGTGAATGGAGGGAATACTGACAGCATGGTTAGTAAATTCTCCAATGGAACTATAACTAGTGCCACCTCAGAACTTGGTTTCCGCTTTCCTTTTGTCGCACTGCAGGAGGCCACAAACAACTTTGATGAGAGCTGGGTTGTGGGGGTTGGTGGTTTTGGGAAGGTATACAAGGGAGTTCTGAAAGATGGAACAAAGGTGGCAGTGAAAAGGGGTAATCCCCTGTCCCAACAGGGCCTTGCGGAGTTCCAGACTGAAATTGAAATGTTATCCCAGTTTCGCCACCGTCATCTGGTCTCACTGATTGGTTACTGTGATGAGCGGAGAGAAATGATCCTAGTTTATGAGTACATGGAAAACGGGACCCTCAAGAATCATTTGTATGGCCAAAATCTTCCCAGCTTGAGTTGGAAACAGAGGCTCGAGATATGCATTGGATCAGCCAGAGGACTTCACTACCTTCATACTGGTTCTGCGAAGGCAATTATCCACCGAGATGTTAAGTCTGCCAACATCTTACTTGATGAGAATCTCATGGCTAAGGTTGCTGATTTCGGGCTTTCAAAGACAGGTCCTGAGATCGATCAGACCCATGTGAGCACTGCAGTTAAAGGAAGTTTTGGGTATCTTGATCCGGAGTATTACAGAAGACAACAACTGACCGAGAAGTCGGATGTATACTCATTCGGGGTTGTTTTGTTTGAAGTCTTTTGTGCAAGACCTGTAATTGATCCATCCCTTCCAAGAGAGATGGTTAACTTGGCTGAATGGGCAATGCAGTGGCAAAAGAGAGGAGAATTAGAGCAAATCATAGATCCTAATCTTGCTGGTAAAATTAGGCCCGATTCTTTGAGGAAATTTGCAGAGACAGCTGAAAAATGCCTGGCTGAGTATGGTGTTGACCGGCCCACAATGGGGGATGTGTTATGGAATCTAGAATATGCTCTTCAACTGCAGGAAACAAGCACTCAAAATGAGATCGACGAGAACAGTACCAATCAGATAGGTGAGCTCTCCCCACTGGTAAACTACATCAGCAATGAGGAGACTAGCCTTACTGCTGAGTATTTGGAGTCGTCCCATGCGAATGATACGTCGGGGGTCTCAATGAGTAAGGTGTTCTCCCAGCTTGTGAAAGCTGAAGGCAGATAG
- the LOC122072959 gene encoding protein RDM16-like isoform X2 — MASKVVPETSAPNQSPSIKVSSISTTNENKGVSITRSHEVPGKFSTDGTTSAAGKSGSLSLDALAKAKKALQMQKELSEKLKKIPLLNKGASSDGSQQFGSTDKEVPKSQLSSTARQQATASVKPPTTGVTALPGLTTVPNYEAVKRAQELAAKMGFHQDPEFAPLINMFPGNTTTDVAVQQKPSKAPVLRLDALGREIDEHGNVINMPNLTNLSTLKVNINKQKKEAFQILKPELDVDPELNPHFDPGMGINKTKLLRPKRMAFQFVEEGKWSKQAEIIRFKSQFGEAQAKELKTKQAQLAKAKAEPDINPNLIEVSERVVHKEKQKDPIPETEWWDIPLLLSGTYGDLNEGNITGDKLKMDKITIYVEHPLPIEPPAEPAPPPPQPLKLTKKEQKKLRTQRRLAKEKDRQEMIRQGLLEPPKPKVKMSNLMKVLGSEATQDPTRLEMEIRSAAAEREQAHVDRNIARKLTPAERREKKERKLFEDPNTVETLVSVYRINDLSHPQTRFKVDVNAQENRLTGCAVISDGISVVAVEGGSKPIKRYGKLMLQRINWAASVGNEEDGEDENKEKPVNKCDLVWQGSVAKPSFNRFLVHQCRTEAAARKVFSDAGVGHYWDLALNYTDD, encoded by the exons ATGGCATCAAAGGTAGTGCCTGAGACTTCTGCACCCAATCAATCTCCTTCTATCAAGGTATCTTCAATTTCCACCACCAATGAAAATAAGGGAGTTAGTATTACCAGATCTCATGAGGTTCCTGGAAAATTCAGTACAGATGGGACAACTTCAGCTGCTGGCAAGAGTGGAAGTCTGTCTCTTGATGCTTTAGCGAAAGCTAAGAAAGCTTTGCAGATGCAAAAGGAATTGTCAGAAAAGCTGAAAAAGATTCCATTG TTGAATAAAGGAGCTAGCTCCGATGGTAGCCAACAGTTTGGATCAACAGACAAGGAGGTACCTAAATCTCAGCTATCAAGCACAGCAAGGCAGCAAG CTACAGCTTCTGTGAAGCCCCCCACCACTGGCGTGACTGCTCTTCCTGGGCTTACGACCGTACCTAACTATGAAGCTGTAAAACGAGCACAAGAACTTGCTGCAAAGATGGGATTTCACCAGGACCCAGAATTTGCTCCTCTCATAAACATGTTTCCAGGGAACACTACAACAGATGTTGCTGTCCAGCAGAAGCCATCCAAAGCCCCTGTTCTCCGTCTGGATGCACTTGGTAGGGAAATAGATGAGCATGGAAATGTAATCAATATGCCTAATCTAACAAATCTCAGCACATTAAAG GTCAACATCAACAAACAGAAAAAGGAAGCTTTCCAGATTCTTAAACCTGAGCTGGATGTTGATCCAGAATTGAATCCTCATTTCGACCCTGGAATGGGCATCAATAAAACGAAGCTGTTGAGACCCAAGAGGATGGCATTTCAGTTTGTAGAGGAAGGAAAATGGTCGAAGCAGGCAGAAATAATTAGATTCAAG AGTCAATTTGGAGAAGCACAAGCTAAAGAGTTGAAGACAAAGCAAGCACAGCTGGCAAAGGCAAAGGCAGAGCCTGATATCAATCCGAATTTGATAGAGGTGTCAGAGAGAGTTGTCCACAAGGAAAAACAGAAGGACCCAATCCCAGAAACTGAGTGGTG GGATATACCACTTTTGCTTTCTGGAACCTATGGCGATTTAAATGAAGGTAACATCACTGGAGATAAACTTAAAATGGATAAGATTACAATTTATGTCGAACATCCTCTTCCTATTGAGCCCCCTGCAGAACCTGCTCCGCCACCTCCACAGCCTCTGAAACTTACCAAGAAGGAACAGAAGAAATTGCGCACACAGCGGCGCTTAGCAAAGGAAAAAGATAGGCAGGAAATGATAAGGCAAGGTCTGTTAGAACCCCCAAAGCCCAAGGTGAAGATGAGCAATCTCATGAAAGTTCTTGGTTCAGAAGCAACACAAGATCCCACCAGGCTTGAAATGGAAATACGGAGTGCAGCTGCTGAGCGTGAACAAGCCCATGTTGACAGAAACATTGCACGGAAGCTCACACCAGCAGAGCGCcgtgagaagaaagaaaggaagctcttTGAGGATCCAAATACAGTGGAGACCCTTGTGTCGGTGTATCGGATCAATGACCTTTCACATCCACAGACCCGCTTTAAGGTTGATGTCAATGCCCAGGAGAATCGCTTGACGGGCTGTGCTGTCATTTCAGATGGTATTAGTGTGGTGGCCGTTGAAGGTGGTAGTAAGCCCATCAAGAGGTATGGGAAGTTGATGCTCCAGCGGATCAATTGGGCTGCCTCAGTGGGGAATGAAGAAGACGGTGAAGATGAAAACAAGGAGAAACCAGTTAACAAGTGTGATTTAGTGTGGCAGGGAAGTGTTGCTAAGCCAAGCTTCAACAGGTTTCTTGTTCATCAGTGTAGGACCGAAGCTGCCGCAAGGAAAGTGTTCTCTGATGCTGGGGTTGGTCACTATTGGGATCTGGCCCTTAACTATACGGATGATTAA
- the LOC122072959 gene encoding protein RDM16-like isoform X3, protein MASKVVPETSAPNQSPSIKVSSISTTNENKGVSITRSHEVPGKFSTDGTTSAAGKSGSLSLDALAKAKKALQMQKELSEKLKKIPLLNKGASSDGSQQFGSTDKEVPKSQLSSTARQQASVKPPTTGVTALPGLTTVPNYEAVKRAQELAAKMGFHQDPEFAPLINMFPGNTTTDVAVQQKPSKAPVLRLDALGREIDEHGNVINMPNLTNLSTLKVNINKQKKEAFQILKPELDVDPELNPHFDPGMGINKTKLLRPKRMAFQFVEEGKWSKQAEIIRFKSQFGEAQAKELKTKQAQLAKAKAEPDINPNLIEVSERVVHKEKQKDPIPETEWWDIPLLLSGTYGDLNEGNITGDKLKMDKITIYVEHPLPIEPPAEPAPPPPQPLKLTKKEQKKLRTQRRLAKEKDRQEMIRQGLLEPPKPKVKMSNLMKVLGSEATQDPTRLEMEIRSAAAEREQAHVDRNIARKLTPAERREKKERKLFEDPNTVETLVSVYRINDLSHPQTRFKVDVNAQENRLTGCAVISDGISVVAVEGGSKPIKRYGKLMLQRINWAASVGNEEDGEDENKEKPVNKCDLVWQGSVAKPSFNRFLVHQCRTEAAARKVFSDAGVGHYWDLALNYTDD, encoded by the exons ATGGCATCAAAGGTAGTGCCTGAGACTTCTGCACCCAATCAATCTCCTTCTATCAAGGTATCTTCAATTTCCACCACCAATGAAAATAAGGGAGTTAGTATTACCAGATCTCATGAGGTTCCTGGAAAATTCAGTACAGATGGGACAACTTCAGCTGCTGGCAAGAGTGGAAGTCTGTCTCTTGATGCTTTAGCGAAAGCTAAGAAAGCTTTGCAGATGCAAAAGGAATTGTCAGAAAAGCTGAAAAAGATTCCATTG TTGAATAAAGGAGCTAGCTCCGATGGTAGCCAACAGTTTGGATCAACAGACAAGGAGGTACCTAAATCTCAGCTATCAAGCACAGCAAGGCAGCAAG CTTCTGTGAAGCCCCCCACCACTGGCGTGACTGCTCTTCCTGGGCTTACGACCGTACCTAACTATGAAGCTGTAAAACGAGCACAAGAACTTGCTGCAAAGATGGGATTTCACCAGGACCCAGAATTTGCTCCTCTCATAAACATGTTTCCAGGGAACACTACAACAGATGTTGCTGTCCAGCAGAAGCCATCCAAAGCCCCTGTTCTCCGTCTGGATGCACTTGGTAGGGAAATAGATGAGCATGGAAATGTAATCAATATGCCTAATCTAACAAATCTCAGCACATTAAAG GTCAACATCAACAAACAGAAAAAGGAAGCTTTCCAGATTCTTAAACCTGAGCTGGATGTTGATCCAGAATTGAATCCTCATTTCGACCCTGGAATGGGCATCAATAAAACGAAGCTGTTGAGACCCAAGAGGATGGCATTTCAGTTTGTAGAGGAAGGAAAATGGTCGAAGCAGGCAGAAATAATTAGATTCAAG AGTCAATTTGGAGAAGCACAAGCTAAAGAGTTGAAGACAAAGCAAGCACAGCTGGCAAAGGCAAAGGCAGAGCCTGATATCAATCCGAATTTGATAGAGGTGTCAGAGAGAGTTGTCCACAAGGAAAAACAGAAGGACCCAATCCCAGAAACTGAGTGGTG GGATATACCACTTTTGCTTTCTGGAACCTATGGCGATTTAAATGAAGGTAACATCACTGGAGATAAACTTAAAATGGATAAGATTACAATTTATGTCGAACATCCTCTTCCTATTGAGCCCCCTGCAGAACCTGCTCCGCCACCTCCACAGCCTCTGAAACTTACCAAGAAGGAACAGAAGAAATTGCGCACACAGCGGCGCTTAGCAAAGGAAAAAGATAGGCAGGAAATGATAAGGCAAGGTCTGTTAGAACCCCCAAAGCCCAAGGTGAAGATGAGCAATCTCATGAAAGTTCTTGGTTCAGAAGCAACACAAGATCCCACCAGGCTTGAAATGGAAATACGGAGTGCAGCTGCTGAGCGTGAACAAGCCCATGTTGACAGAAACATTGCACGGAAGCTCACACCAGCAGAGCGCcgtgagaagaaagaaaggaagctcttTGAGGATCCAAATACAGTGGAGACCCTTGTGTCGGTGTATCGGATCAATGACCTTTCACATCCACAGACCCGCTTTAAGGTTGATGTCAATGCCCAGGAGAATCGCTTGACGGGCTGTGCTGTCATTTCAGATGGTATTAGTGTGGTGGCCGTTGAAGGTGGTAGTAAGCCCATCAAGAGGTATGGGAAGTTGATGCTCCAGCGGATCAATTGGGCTGCCTCAGTGGGGAATGAAGAAGACGGTGAAGATGAAAACAAGGAGAAACCAGTTAACAAGTGTGATTTAGTGTGGCAGGGAAGTGTTGCTAAGCCAAGCTTCAACAGGTTTCTTGTTCATCAGTGTAGGACCGAAGCTGCCGCAAGGAAAGTGTTCTCTGATGCTGGGGTTGGTCACTATTGGGATCTGGCCCTTAACTATACGGATGATTAA